One region of Rhodocaloribacter litoris genomic DNA includes:
- a CDS encoding alpha-ketoacid dehydrogenase subunit alpha/beta produces the protein MSDRRQPVTARPASSDLSAFDWRRVAYLVLASRLIDEIEETRLVPERKVLYQFSARGHDVPQVLLGSLLTHPKDGVGAYYRSRPLLLTLGLSLEDAFASPMGKSGGFSDGRDIGVVCNLPGRDGPTVLPMAGDVGSQFTPAAGWAQALRYRRDVLGEAAYDGALAVAHSGEGAVATNGFWSALTMATTLRLPLLFYVEDNGYGISVPSHLQTPGGNIVENLRSFKHLRLFDGDGTDPAGAASLLQEAVGVVRAGEGPALLRLTVPRLSGHSGQDNQAYKPPERLEAERAADPLPKLRAFLVPDHLSPDAWDALEAEVRRDVEAALEAALARPDPDPAAVTRYVFAETKPDGTLDVQQAGGLAPEGVAFPEGTDRPDPEPSRTNMITAIRRTLEHELRVNPRLLIFGEDVGPKGGVHTATMGLQEAFGEARVFDTSLSEEGIVGRAVGMALAGLMPVAEIQFRKYADPATEQLNNCGTIRWRTANRFAAPIVVRMPGGFAKVGDPWHSVTDEVRFVHAVGWQVAFPSNAEDAVGLLRAAMRSHNPTIFFEHRLLLDHPSARRPYPGDDYVLPFGRARLVRSGAALTVVTWGAMVDRCERAARAAGVDAEILDLRTLRPWDRDAVLASVRKTKRCLVVHEDALTAGFGAEIAATLVREAFFDLDAPIERLAVPDIPIPYNLGLLAATVPGVDQIAEKMHDLVTF, from the coding sequence ATGTCTGACCGCCGACAGCCGGTAACCGCCCGCCCCGCTTCCTCGGACCTTTCCGCCTTCGACTGGCGGCGGGTGGCCTACCTGGTGCTGGCCTCGCGCCTGATCGACGAGATCGAGGAGACGCGCCTGGTGCCCGAGCGGAAGGTGCTCTACCAGTTCTCCGCGCGCGGGCACGACGTGCCGCAGGTGCTGCTGGGCAGCCTGCTGACGCACCCGAAGGACGGCGTCGGCGCGTACTACCGCTCCCGCCCGCTGCTGCTGACGCTGGGGCTGAGCCTGGAGGACGCCTTCGCCTCGCCGATGGGCAAGTCCGGCGGCTTCAGCGACGGGCGCGACATCGGGGTGGTGTGCAACCTGCCGGGGCGGGACGGCCCCACCGTGCTGCCCATGGCCGGCGACGTCGGCTCGCAGTTCACGCCGGCGGCCGGGTGGGCGCAGGCCCTCCGCTACCGCCGCGACGTGCTGGGCGAAGCCGCCTACGACGGCGCCCTGGCCGTGGCCCACAGCGGCGAGGGAGCCGTGGCCACGAACGGCTTCTGGTCCGCCCTCACGATGGCCACCACGCTGCGCCTCCCCCTCCTCTTCTATGTGGAGGACAACGGCTACGGCATCTCGGTCCCCTCGCACCTGCAGACGCCCGGCGGCAACATCGTTGAGAACCTCCGGTCGTTCAAGCACCTCCGCCTCTTCGACGGCGACGGCACCGACCCGGCCGGGGCGGCGTCGCTGCTCCAGGAGGCCGTCGGCGTGGTGCGTGCCGGCGAGGGGCCGGCCCTGCTGCGCCTGACCGTCCCGCGCCTCTCGGGCCACTCCGGGCAGGACAACCAGGCCTACAAGCCGCCCGAGCGCCTCGAAGCCGAGCGGGCCGCCGACCCGCTACCGAAGCTCCGCGCCTTCCTCGTGCCCGACCACCTCAGCCCCGACGCATGGGACGCCCTCGAAGCCGAGGTGCGCCGCGACGTGGAAGCGGCCCTGGAGGCCGCCCTCGCCCGGCCCGATCCGGACCCCGCCGCCGTCACCCGCTATGTCTTCGCCGAGACGAAGCCCGACGGCACGCTCGACGTGCAGCAGGCCGGCGGGCTCGCCCCCGAGGGGGTCGCCTTCCCCGAAGGCACCGACCGGCCCGACCCCGAGCCGTCGCGGACCAACATGATCACCGCCATCCGGCGCACGCTGGAGCACGAGCTGCGCGTCAACCCGCGCCTGCTCATCTTCGGCGAAGACGTGGGGCCCAAGGGCGGCGTGCACACCGCCACGATGGGCCTGCAGGAGGCCTTCGGCGAGGCCCGCGTGTTCGACACCAGCCTCTCAGAAGAAGGCATCGTCGGGCGCGCCGTGGGGATGGCGCTGGCCGGGCTGATGCCGGTAGCCGAGATCCAGTTCCGCAAGTACGCCGACCCGGCCACCGAGCAGCTCAACAACTGCGGCACCATCCGCTGGCGCACGGCCAACCGCTTCGCCGCGCCTATCGTGGTGCGGATGCCCGGCGGCTTCGCCAAGGTGGGCGACCCCTGGCACAGCGTCACCGACGAGGTGCGGTTCGTCCACGCCGTCGGCTGGCAGGTGGCTTTCCCCTCGAACGCCGAGGACGCCGTGGGGCTGCTCCGCGCCGCCATGCGGTCGCACAACCCCACCATCTTCTTCGAGCACCGGCTGCTGCTGGACCACCCCTCGGCCCGCCGCCCCTACCCCGGCGACGACTATGTCCTCCCCTTCGGGCGGGCGCGGCTCGTCCGGAGCGGCGCGGCCCTCACGGTGGTCACCTGGGGTGCGATGGTCGACCGCTGCGAGCGGGCCGCCAGGGCCGCCGGCGTCGACGCCGAGATCCTCGACCTGCGCACCCTGCGGCCGTGGGACCGCGACGCCGTGCTGGCCTCCGTGCGCAAGACCAAGCGGTGCCTCGTCGTCCACGAAGACGCCCTCACCGCCGGCTTCGGCGCCGAGATCGCCGCCACGCTCGTGCGCGAGGCGTTCTTCGACCTCGACGCCCCCATCGAGCGCCTGGCCGTGCCCGACATCCCCATCCCGTACAACCTCGGCCTCCTGGCCGCCACGGTCCCCGGCGTCGACCAGATCGCCGAGAAGATGCACGACCTGGTCACGTTCTGA
- a CDS encoding enoyl-CoA hydratase/isomerase family protein: MTDLSSSFSLTTLLLEVDEQGIALCTFNRPEVRNALNETMVGEVRRVLDALAARDDVRALIFTGAGGEAFVSGADIAELRERGRTEALRRINNSLFRAIEQFPAPTIAAIRGWALGGGCELAMACDLRVAGEGARLGQPEVRLGIIPGAGATYRLPRLVGPGKARELIFTGRLVDAPEALSIGLVNRVVPDDEVVEAARTLAAEIARNSPLAVRFAKTALNAAAEMSTDAALALETTLQAVLFEDEEKYRRMTAFLERKKSKK; this comes from the coding sequence GTGACCGACCTGTCTTCTTCTTTTTCCCTGACCACACTCCTTCTGGAGGTGGACGAGCAGGGCATTGCCCTGTGCACGTTCAACCGCCCCGAGGTGCGGAACGCGCTCAACGAGACGATGGTCGGCGAGGTGCGGCGGGTGCTCGACGCGCTGGCCGCCCGGGACGACGTGCGGGCGCTGATCTTCACCGGCGCGGGCGGCGAGGCCTTCGTCAGCGGCGCCGACATCGCCGAGCTGCGCGAGCGGGGGCGCACCGAGGCGCTGCGACGCATCAACAACAGCCTGTTCCGCGCGATCGAGCAGTTCCCCGCTCCCACCATCGCCGCCATCCGGGGGTGGGCGCTGGGCGGCGGCTGCGAGCTGGCAATGGCGTGCGACCTGCGCGTGGCCGGCGAGGGGGCCCGGCTCGGACAGCCCGAGGTGCGGCTGGGCATCATCCCCGGCGCGGGCGCCACGTACCGCCTGCCCCGCCTCGTCGGCCCGGGCAAGGCCCGCGAGCTCATCTTCACCGGCCGCCTTGTCGACGCTCCGGAAGCGCTTTCGATCGGGCTCGTCAACCGGGTGGTGCCGGACGACGAGGTGGTGGAGGCCGCCCGCACCCTGGCCGCCGAGATCGCCCGCAACAGCCCGCTGGCCGTCCGCTTCGCCAAGACGGCGCTCAACGCCGCGGCCGAGATGAGCACCGACGCCGCCCTGGCCCTGGAGACGACCCTCCAGGCCGTGCTCTTCGAAGACGAGGAAAAATACCGCCGCATGACGGCCTTCCTCGAACGAAAGAAGTCGAAAAAATGA
- a CDS encoding tetratricopeptide repeat protein: MALLWTVLLLVGCGGPAGEAGREPVPPQAAALLGRAQQAYEQGAYVAALGLADSAAHHAPERPEIAFLKGLILRELLRYDEADAAFREALERDAAYRSARYNLGQNAFLRQRYREALRWYRAEERLLRDVLQRGEAGPKDRAALAVVLAQAGRSYALLGVADSARTAYRAALDLDTTHVAARAWLAELEREAGNLDAALAQARRVWRQAPGNPEYALLLAGTLLRAGRAEEALPLLQTAAQQQPWNREAVYQLGRALLTLGRTEEATRHLARVDTLEALRRRVSLAHLAVTQYPDDPARWEEYAMLLHQAGHRAEAVRAVRVARALRAQRGEER; this comes from the coding sequence GTGGCGCTTCTGTGGACCGTGCTGCTGCTGGTGGGCTGTGGCGGGCCGGCGGGCGAGGCGGGGCGAGAACCGGTGCCGCCGCAGGCCGCCGCCTTGCTGGGACGGGCACAGCAGGCCTATGAGCAGGGAGCCTACGTGGCGGCGCTCGGGCTGGCCGACAGTGCCGCGCACCACGCGCCGGAGCGTCCCGAGATCGCCTTCCTGAAAGGGCTGATCCTGCGGGAGTTGCTGCGCTACGACGAGGCGGATGCGGCGTTCAGGGAGGCGCTCGAGCGTGACGCGGCGTACCGCAGCGCGCGCTACAACCTGGGACAGAATGCCTTCCTCCGGCAGCGGTACCGGGAGGCGCTGCGGTGGTATCGTGCGGAGGAGCGGCTCCTGCGCGACGTGCTGCAGCGTGGGGAGGCCGGCCCGAAAGACCGGGCCGCACTGGCCGTCGTGCTGGCCCAGGCCGGGCGTTCCTACGCGCTGCTCGGCGTTGCCGACAGCGCCCGCACGGCCTATCGGGCTGCACTGGACCTCGACACGACGCACGTCGCCGCCCGGGCCTGGCTGGCCGAGCTGGAACGTGAGGCCGGCAATCTCGACGCCGCGCTGGCACAGGCTCGCCGGGTGTGGAGGCAGGCGCCCGGCAACCCGGAATATGCCCTGCTGCTGGCGGGGACGCTCCTGCGGGCCGGCCGGGCGGAGGAGGCCTTGCCGCTGTTGCAGACCGCCGCACAACAACAGCCGTGGAACCGGGAGGCCGTCTACCAGCTGGGGCGGGCCCTCCTGACCCTGGGACGGACGGAGGAGGCGACGCGGCACCTGGCGCGCGTCGATACGCTGGAGGCGCTCCGGCGACGGGTGTCCCTGGCTCACCTGGCCGTCACCCAGTACCCCGACGATCCCGCCCGCTGGGAAGAATATGCGATGCTCTTGCACCAGGCCGGGCATCGTGCCGAGGCCGTCCGGGCCGTCCGGGTGGCCCGCGCCCTCCGGGCTCAACGTGGCGAGGAACGTTGA
- a CDS encoding dihydrolipoamide acetyltransferase family protein produces the protein MIDIVMPPSEEAVEAVVLTWYKQPGETVEAHEPLLELSTDKVTMEVPAPASGVLREILKHENDPVRPGEVLGRLDPNGAGEAPAEAVSGAPADAAPTPADAGTPDRRTRLSPLVKRMLQEHDLDPAQIPGTGRGGRITHRDVKAYLERQTAEAATPPPAPAPAGPIPSRRVPHSHMRRRIADHMVESMLRTAPHVTAVFEADLSAIVHHRKRHKDAFAARGVRLTYTAYFVRAAVEALQEVPEVNSRWHDDALEIFEDMNIGVATALGREGLIVPVIHRAQLLGLFGIAARLQELTEKARAGKLLPDDVQRGTFTLTNHGVSGSLIATPIIHQPQSAILGIGKMEKRIKVREEHGRDVIDIAPRAYVTLTIDHRALDGYTANLFLSKFVEVLERWPEEKV, from the coding sequence ATGATCGACATCGTCATGCCGCCGTCCGAGGAGGCCGTCGAGGCCGTGGTGCTCACCTGGTACAAACAGCCCGGGGAGACCGTGGAGGCGCACGAGCCCCTCCTGGAGCTGAGCACCGACAAGGTGACGATGGAGGTGCCCGCGCCGGCTTCGGGCGTCCTCCGTGAGATCCTCAAGCACGAGAACGACCCGGTGCGCCCGGGCGAGGTGCTCGGCCGCCTGGACCCCAACGGCGCCGGCGAGGCCCCGGCCGAAGCCGTCTCCGGCGCCCCGGCCGACGCCGCCCCCACACCGGCCGACGCCGGCACGCCCGACCGGCGGACGCGGCTGAGTCCCCTCGTCAAGCGGATGCTCCAGGAGCACGACCTCGACCCCGCGCAGATCCCGGGCACCGGCCGCGGCGGCCGCATCACCCACCGGGACGTGAAGGCGTACCTCGAGCGCCAGACCGCCGAGGCGGCTACCCCGCCTCCGGCTCCGGCGCCCGCCGGCCCCATCCCCAGCCGCCGCGTGCCGCATTCGCACATGCGCCGCCGCATCGCCGACCATATGGTCGAGAGCATGCTGCGCACCGCCCCGCACGTGACGGCCGTCTTCGAGGCCGACCTGTCGGCCATCGTCCACCACCGGAAACGCCACAAAGACGCCTTCGCCGCCCGGGGCGTCCGCCTCACCTACACCGCCTACTTCGTCCGCGCCGCCGTGGAGGCCCTGCAGGAGGTGCCCGAGGTCAACAGCCGCTGGCACGACGACGCCCTCGAGATCTTCGAGGACATGAACATCGGCGTCGCCACGGCGCTGGGGCGCGAGGGGCTGATCGTGCCGGTGATCCACCGCGCCCAGTTGCTCGGCCTCTTCGGCATCGCCGCACGCCTGCAGGAGCTGACCGAAAAGGCGCGCGCCGGCAAGCTGCTCCCCGACGACGTGCAGCGCGGCACCTTCACCCTCACCAACCACGGCGTCAGCGGCAGCCTCATCGCCACCCCCATCATCCACCAGCCCCAGTCCGCCATCCTGGGCATCGGCAAGATGGAGAAGCGCATCAAGGTGCGGGAGGAGCACGGGCGGGACGTGATCGACATCGCCCCCCGCGCCTACGTCACCCTCACCATCGACCACCGCGCCCTCGACGGCTACACCGCCAACCTGTTCCTCTCGAAATTCGTCGAGGTCCTCGAGCGCTGGCCGGAGGAGAAGGTATGA
- a CDS encoding T9SS type A sorting domain-containing protein, whose protein sequence is MYRRAMPYGLGLMLIGWLLSAAVSPAQTPSWSVEPSRFQSSMSLTGVVEQDGRRLGAAGDLLAAFVGEEVRGVAGPVTVGSDVLFFLAVYANADGEAVTFRFYEASTGLIHDIAETQVFETNAVRGLVSAPLVWTTGAAGGPAWQVDPAPFAASMNVTGTFVVGERRPGSGALVAAFAGEEVRGVTGSVDVGGTPLFFLTVYANGPGETLTFRIFDPFTGRVHEAAETLAFEANGVVGSVTSPFVWHADTATHAAHEDAPAAFHLEAPYPNPFGTAIRIPYVLDAPSPVRLTVYDLLGRVVARLVEGMQAAGPHEAVLAGAGLPDGLYLVRLEAGDRVTTRTVTRLAGSRKP, encoded by the coding sequence ATGTACCGACGGGCGATGCCGTACGGGCTCGGCCTGATGCTGATCGGCTGGCTCCTTTCAGCCGCCGTGAGCCCTGCCCAGACCCCCTCGTGGTCTGTCGAGCCGTCCCGGTTCCAGTCGTCGATGAGCCTGACGGGCGTCGTCGAGCAGGACGGCCGGCGGCTCGGCGCGGCGGGAGACCTCCTGGCGGCATTCGTCGGGGAGGAGGTACGCGGCGTGGCCGGACCGGTGACGGTCGGCAGCGACGTGCTGTTCTTCCTGGCGGTCTATGCCAACGCCGACGGAGAGGCGGTGACGTTCCGCTTCTATGAGGCCTCCACGGGGCTGATCCACGACATTGCGGAGACGCAGGTGTTCGAGACGAACGCCGTACGCGGGCTGGTGTCGGCCCCGCTGGTGTGGACGACCGGCGCGGCGGGCGGCCCGGCATGGCAGGTGGACCCGGCCCCCTTCGCCGCGTCGATGAACGTCACGGGGACGTTCGTGGTGGGGGAGCGCCGGCCCGGCAGCGGGGCGCTGGTGGCGGCGTTCGCCGGAGAGGAGGTGCGCGGCGTAACCGGCTCCGTCGACGTGGGCGGCACGCCGTTGTTCTTCCTGACGGTCTACGCCAACGGGCCGGGCGAAACCCTCACGTTCCGCATCTTCGACCCGTTCACGGGGCGGGTCCACGAGGCCGCCGAAACGCTGGCTTTCGAGGCGAACGGGGTCGTGGGCAGCGTCACCAGCCCGTTCGTCTGGCACGCGGACACGGCCACGCACGCGGCGCATGAGGACGCGCCGGCGGCCTTTCATCTGGAAGCCCCCTACCCCAACCCGTTCGGCACGGCGATACGCATCCCGTACGTGCTGGATGCCCCGTCGCCGGTCCGCCTGACCGTCTACGACCTGCTCGGCCGGGTCGTGGCCCGGCTCGTCGAAGGCATGCAAGCCGCCGGGCCGCACGAGGCCGTCCTGGCGGGCGCCGGCCTGCCCGATGGCCTCTACCTGGTCCGCCTCGAAGCCGGAGATCGGGTGACCACGCGAACCGTCACCCGGCTTGCCGGATCCCGGAAACCATGA
- a CDS encoding TonB-dependent receptor, producing MRLQAIKGLFLAGLLVLVPGTALGQGVTTASMRGVVTDDAGEPLPGANVIAVHLPSGTEYGTAAGTDGTYNLRNLRVGGPYRVTVTFVGFDDFVREGILLALGETFRLDVRLAESAVELEEVQVVANRGLFDAERTGVGATVDEEQIQRTPTVGRDLADFVRLTPQAYVENDDDDGPAVSIAGQNNRYNAIYIDGAINNDVFGLSAQGTNGGQTGATPISIDAIEEFRINLSPYDVTQSGFTGGSINAITRSGTNRFEGSAYYFLRNESLAGKTPVNLAGDGPRERLPDFSNNRYGFRVGGPIVRNKLFFFVNGEILRSETPQPFEVTYAGNSAGRLGELRQALLAVGYDPGDFGDKASKLDDDKLLVKLDWNISQHHKLSARHSYSHSDNVDAFQSGASAINFSNNAEVFPNTTHSTAVELNSTFGSRFANKLILGYTRVRDDRGFAGDPFPFVQIDDGAGRIFLGSEQFSTANLLEQDIFTVTNTFNWFRGRHTLTFGTHNEFYDIGNLFIPRNFGFYRYRSLDDFLQSLEAVNNPAVDPASPAEFRRGFSLVDGVAGDGSKAIGAFKAFQLGLFVQDEFQVNDRLRVTAGLRADIPKITTKPRFAPDVFDTTIPALEAAGIDLKGAAPGKTPPAAVYLSPRLGFNYDLPGERQAQLRGGIGIFTGRVPFVWPGGMFLNNGTNTGEVRVFTGRLPNGEPIPFVPDVQNALDGEDFGATNLIPSGRLEIFEKDFRYPRVLRTSLGLDYELPGGWVATLEGQYTKTLSNILVTNVNLNPAAIRRLDGPDNRPVYAGDDVAIDPRYTAIHRVGTTSEGYTYDVTAQVQRLFRRLLNDTDQLALNVAYTYGDAWAVNDGTSSQINSLWNSMENVNGLNDLDLTRSDFSIGHRVLASVSYRVEFMNNLGTTFSLFYTGESGRPFSYTIANSQNLRGDGDGFASSLVYVPNSASELAGLSAEDAAALDRFIESSDYLRSRRGTYAERNGSRLPFEHVVDLKIAQELFGNLGGRRQKLEITLDIFNFTNLLNSDWGVRYNGIGNFSLLEFEGFQGEPGSGNFTPVYSLDFDPDLTPTEDALFKTETKDSGLYSSRWFMQLGLRYTF from the coding sequence ATGCGACTCCAAGCCATAAAAGGGTTGTTCCTTGCCGGTCTGTTGGTGCTCGTGCCCGGCACGGCGCTCGGTCAGGGCGTGACGACCGCGTCGATGCGCGGCGTGGTGACGGACGACGCCGGCGAGCCCCTGCCCGGCGCCAACGTGATCGCCGTGCACCTGCCCTCGGGCACCGAGTACGGCACCGCCGCCGGCACCGACGGGACGTACAACCTGCGCAACCTGCGGGTGGGGGGGCCTTACCGGGTCACCGTCACGTTCGTCGGCTTCGACGATTTCGTGCGCGAAGGCATCCTGCTTGCCCTCGGCGAGACGTTCCGGCTCGACGTCCGGCTCGCCGAGAGTGCCGTGGAGCTGGAAGAAGTGCAGGTCGTGGCCAACCGGGGCCTCTTCGACGCCGAGCGCACGGGGGTCGGGGCCACCGTCGATGAGGAGCAGATCCAGCGGACCCCGACCGTCGGGCGGGACCTGGCCGACTTCGTGCGCCTGACGCCGCAGGCCTACGTCGAGAACGACGACGACGACGGCCCGGCCGTCTCCATCGCCGGCCAGAACAACCGCTACAACGCCATCTACATCGACGGGGCCATCAACAACGACGTCTTCGGCCTCTCGGCCCAGGGCACCAACGGCGGGCAGACGGGCGCCACGCCCATCTCCATCGACGCCATCGAGGAGTTCCGCATCAACCTCTCGCCCTACGACGTGACGCAGAGCGGCTTCACCGGCGGCTCGATCAACGCCATCACCCGCAGCGGCACGAACCGGTTCGAGGGCTCGGCCTACTACTTCCTCCGCAATGAAAGCCTGGCCGGCAAGACCCCGGTGAACCTGGCCGGAGACGGCCCGCGGGAACGCCTGCCGGACTTCTCGAACAACCGCTACGGCTTCCGCGTCGGCGGACCCATCGTCCGGAACAAGCTGTTCTTCTTCGTCAACGGCGAGATCCTGCGCTCGGAGACGCCGCAGCCCTTCGAGGTCACCTACGCAGGTAACTCGGCCGGCCGGCTCGGGGAGCTGCGGCAGGCTTTGCTCGCCGTCGGTTACGACCCGGGCGACTTCGGCGACAAGGCCTCGAAACTGGACGACGACAAGCTCCTGGTCAAGCTCGACTGGAACATCAGCCAGCACCACAAGCTCAGCGCCCGGCACAGCTACTCGCACTCCGACAACGTGGACGCCTTCCAGAGCGGCGCCTCGGCCATCAACTTCTCCAACAACGCCGAGGTCTTCCCGAACACGACGCACTCGACGGCCGTCGAGCTCAACAGCACCTTCGGGAGCCGCTTCGCCAACAAGCTGATCCTGGGCTACACGCGCGTCCGCGACGACCGCGGCTTCGCCGGGGATCCGTTCCCCTTCGTGCAGATCGACGACGGCGCCGGGCGCATCTTCCTCGGCTCGGAGCAGTTCTCGACGGCCAACCTGCTCGAGCAGGACATCTTCACCGTCACGAACACGTTCAACTGGTTCCGGGGGCGGCACACGCTCACCTTCGGCACGCACAACGAGTTCTACGACATCGGCAACCTGTTCATCCCCCGCAACTTCGGCTTCTACCGCTACCGGAGCCTGGACGACTTCCTGCAGTCGCTCGAAGCGGTCAACAACCCGGCCGTCGACCCGGCGTCACCGGCCGAGTTCCGCCGCGGCTTCTCGCTCGTGGACGGCGTGGCCGGCGACGGCTCGAAGGCCATCGGGGCCTTCAAGGCCTTCCAGCTCGGCCTCTTCGTGCAGGACGAGTTCCAGGTGAACGACCGGCTCCGCGTCACGGCCGGCCTGCGGGCGGACATCCCGAAGATCACCACGAAGCCACGCTTCGCACCGGACGTCTTCGACACGACGATCCCGGCCCTGGAGGCGGCGGGCATCGACCTCAAGGGCGCCGCGCCGGGCAAGACGCCGCCGGCGGCCGTCTACCTCTCGCCCCGCCTCGGGTTCAACTACGACCTGCCCGGTGAGCGGCAGGCCCAGCTGCGCGGCGGTATCGGCATCTTCACCGGCCGCGTGCCCTTCGTCTGGCCCGGCGGCATGTTCCTCAACAACGGGACGAACACGGGCGAGGTGCGTGTCTTCACCGGCAGGCTGCCCAACGGCGAGCCGATCCCCTTCGTGCCCGACGTGCAGAACGCCCTCGACGGCGAGGACTTCGGCGCCACGAACCTGATCCCGAGCGGGCGCCTGGAGATCTTCGAGAAAGACTTCCGCTACCCGCGCGTGCTGCGCACCAGCCTGGGGCTGGACTACGAGCTGCCCGGCGGCTGGGTGGCCACGCTCGAAGGCCAGTACACGAAAACGCTCAGCAACATCCTGGTCACGAACGTGAACCTGAACCCGGCCGCCATCCGCCGTCTCGACGGGCCGGACAACCGCCCGGTCTATGCCGGCGATGACGTGGCAATCGACCCGCGCTACACGGCCATCCACCGCGTCGGCACCACGAGCGAGGGGTACACGTACGACGTCACGGCCCAGGTGCAGCGCCTGTTCCGCCGGCTGCTCAACGACACGGACCAGCTGGCGCTGAACGTGGCCTACACCTACGGCGATGCCTGGGCCGTCAACGACGGCACCTCGTCGCAGATCAACTCGCTCTGGAACAGCATGGAGAACGTCAACGGCCTCAACGACCTGGACCTGACGCGCTCCGACTTCTCCATCGGGCACCGCGTCCTGGCCTCGGTCTCCTACCGGGTCGAGTTCATGAACAACCTGGGCACCACGTTCTCGCTCTTCTACACGGGTGAGAGCGGGCGGCCCTTCTCCTACACGATCGCCAACAGCCAGAACCTGCGCGGCGACGGCGACGGCTTCGCTTCCTCGCTCGTGTACGTGCCCAACAGCGCCAGCGAACTGGCCGGGCTCAGCGCCGAGGACGCCGCCGCCCTCGACCGCTTCATCGAGAGCAGCGACTACCTCCGCAGCCGCCGCGGCACCTACGCCGAGCGCAACGGCAGCCGCCTGCCCTTCGAGCACGTGGTGGACCTGAAGATCGCCCAGGAGCTCTTCGGCAACCTCGGCGGGCGCCGCCAGAAGCTGGAGATCACGCTCGACATCTTCAACTTCACCAACCTGCTCAACAGCGACTGGGGCGTGCGCTACAACGGCATCGGCAACTTCAGCCTGCTGGAGTTCGAAGGCTTCCAGGGCGAGCCGGGCTCGGGGAACTTCACCCCCGTCTACAGCCTGGACTTCGACCCGGACCTGACGCCGACCGAGGATGCCCTGTTCAAGACGGAGACGAAAGACTCCGGTCTTTACAGCTCGCGCTGGTTCATGCAGCTCGGCCTGCGATACACGTTCTGA
- a CDS encoding IS110 family transposase — MAYFGIDVSKDALDVADTEGYLARFAYDEDGLHALCRRLAPATLIVLEATGGLERDVAARLGTAGLPVAVVNPRQVRDFARATGRLAKTDRIDAQVLAAFAQAIRPEVRPLSPAQQQTLAALVARRRQLAEMITAEQHRLRRANAVVVPDITAHLAFLRQRLDETDAALRTAIEQSPLWRAGDDLLQSLPGIGPVVSATLLAELPELGRLSPPQIAALVGVAPLNNDSGRRRGRRRIWGGRAPVRCVLYMAALVGVRHNPVLRAHYERLLGRGKTPKVALVACMHKMLRWLNAMMRDAQPWNPALHALSP, encoded by the coding sequence ATGGCCTACTTCGGTATCGACGTCTCGAAAGACGCCCTCGACGTCGCCGACACGGAAGGCTACCTGGCCCGCTTCGCCTACGATGAGGACGGGCTGCACGCTCTGTGTCGGCGCCTGGCTCCGGCCACGCTCATCGTGCTCGAAGCCACCGGAGGGCTCGAGCGCGACGTGGCGGCTCGTCTCGGCACGGCCGGCCTCCCGGTCGCCGTCGTGAACCCGCGCCAGGTGCGCGACTTCGCCCGCGCCACCGGGCGCCTGGCCAAGACCGATCGGATCGATGCCCAGGTGCTGGCGGCCTTTGCCCAGGCCATTCGTCCCGAGGTGCGGCCGCTCTCGCCGGCGCAGCAACAGACGCTGGCCGCCCTGGTGGCTCGCCGGCGCCAGCTCGCCGAGATGATCACCGCCGAGCAGCACCGCCTCCGCCGGGCCAACGCCGTGGTCGTGCCCGACATCACCGCGCACCTGGCCTTCTTGCGGCAGCGCCTCGACGAGACGGACGCGGCCCTGCGCACGGCCATCGAGCAGAGCCCGCTCTGGCGGGCGGGCGACGACCTGCTGCAGAGTCTGCCCGGTATCGGCCCGGTCGTCAGTGCCACGCTGCTGGCCGAGTTGCCGGAGTTGGGTCGCCTGAGCCCGCCGCAGATCGCGGCGCTCGTGGGCGTGGCCCCGCTGAACAACGACAGCGGGCGACGCCGTGGGCGACGCAGGATCTGGGGGGGACGCGCACCGGTACGGTGCGTCTTGTACATGGCCGCCCTGGTGGGCGTGCGTCACAATCCGGTCTTGCGTGCCCATTACGAGCGGCTTCTGGGCCGGGGTAAGACACCCAAGGTAGCCCTGGTGGCTTGTATGCATAAGATGCTTCGGTGGCTCAACGCCATGATGCGGGACGCCCAGCCGTGGAATCCTGCGCTGCACGCCCTCTCTCCTTGA